One Penicillium oxalicum strain HP7-1 chromosome III, whole genome shotgun sequence genomic region harbors:
- a CDS encoding Ubiquitin and WLM domain-containing metalloprotease: MDITVHHQGTPHQLQLSDSATLQDLSTEIEQIFDIPTDNQKLLISPKPGMQKAPFPPTPLSSLLALDSPKFKITLLGTPAKAIADLHQQSESTRKRLEARASALAAARRAKHKSSSSSTSTRTSGIHTLSSSSSNYTFHRLLPLSYLPRPERSLEFLQRLRDDPGIRAAMAKHKFSVPLLTEMNPAEHTTSESRTLGLNRNKGEVIELRLRTDAYDGYRDYRTIRKTLCHELAHCVFGPHDRDFWDLTAQIEREVERADWKMGGQRLTEQDFYDPGDWERVQSGEEVIDEQGWTGGEFVLGGLGVDEAGDDAGRGGGSLTRREVLARAAEERMRKENSKKTTEDA, translated from the coding sequence ATGGACATCACGGTGCACCATCAGGGTACACCCCATCAGCTCCAGCTTTCCGACTCGGCAACATTGCAAGATCTCTCCACCGAGATAGAACAAATCTTCGATATCCCCACGGACAATCAAAAGCTCTTGATATCCCCCAAACCTGGCATGCAAAAGGCGCCTTTCCCTCCCACTCcgctctcttctctcctggCACTCGACTCTCCCAAATTCAAAATCACCCTCCTCGGCACACCAGCCAAAGCCATCGCCGATCTACATCAACAATCCGAATCCACTCGCAAACGGCTCGAGGCGCGCGCGTCCGCGCTAGCCGCTGCCCGTCGCGCAAAGCACaagtcctcctcatcatccacatccactcGCACCAGCGGCATCCACACCCtatcatcctcatcatccaaCTATACCTTCCACCGCCTCCTCCCACTATCCTACCTCCCTCGCCCCGAACGATCCCTCGAGTTCCTCCAACGACTCCGCGACGACCCAGGCATCCGCGCCGCCATGGCCAAGCACAAATTCTCCGTCCCGCTCCTTACAGAAATGAACCCAGCCGAACACACGACCAGCGAATCCCGCACGTTGGGCCTCAATCGCAACAAAGGCGAAGTCATTGAGCTGCGGCTCCGCACAGATGCCTACGACGGATATCGCGATTACCGCACGATTCGCAAAACGCTCTGCCATGAACTGGCGCACTGTGTGTTTGGACCTCATGATCGGGACTTTTGGGACTTGACGGCGCAGATTGAGCGCGAGGTGGAGCGGGCGGATTGGAAAATGGGGGGTCAGCGGTTGACGGAGCAGGACTTTTATGATCCGGGGGATTGGGAGAGGGTGCAGAGTGGGGAGGAAGTGATTGATGAGCAGGGTTGGACGGGGGGCGAGTTTGTGTTGGGGGGATTGGGGGTGGATGAGGCTGGAGATGATGCgggacgaggaggaggatcgTTGACGAGGAGAGAGGTTCTTGCGcgggcggcggaggagagaatgcgaaaggagaattcgaagaagacgacggaGGATGCTTAG
- a CDS encoding 3-ketoacyl-CoA thiolase, peroxisomal, translating into MAADRLSSILSHLKGSGSGLNAITQKNPDDVVITLSLRTPLTKARKGGFKDTELDYMVYALLKETLSRSKIDPALIEDVCLGNVNEAKAAYMVRAASLAAGIPYTAGASSVNRFCSSGLKAVQDIANQISMGSIEIGIAMGAELMSGPGDRLDQPFNEEVLRNQEAADCMQPMGQTSENVGKDFGITREQQDRYAAESFRRAEAAQKAGWFDDEIAPITTKVKDPKTGEVHQVTLTRDDGIRPGTTFESLSKIRPAFPQFGDRSTGGNSSQVTDGAAAVLLMKRSKAIELNQPILAKFCGATVAGVPPRVMGIGPTAAIPKLLSKFNLDKSDIDIFEINEAFASMAVYCVQNLGLDHAKVNPRGGAIALGHPLGATGARQIATVLSEARRTKKKVLVTSMCIGTGQGMAGLFVNEQL; encoded by the exons ATGGCCGCAGACCGTTTAAGCTCCATCCTGAGCCACCTCAAGGGCTCCGGAAGTGGACTCAACGCTAT TACCCAGAAGAACCCCGACGATGTTGTTATCACACTTTCTCTGCGCACACCTTTGACTAAGGCTCGCAAGGGTGGATTCAAGGACACCGAGTTGGACTACATGGTATATGCGCTGCTGAAGGAGACTCTCTCCAGGTCGAAGATTGACCCCGCCCTGATTGAGGATGTGTGCCTTGGTAAT GTCAATGAGGCCAAGGCCGCCTATATGGTCCGCGCTGCGTCGCTGGCTGCTGGAATTCCTTACACCGCCGGTGCCTCATCAGTGAACCGATTCTGCTCGTCTGGTCTCAAGGCTGTGCAGGATATTGCCAACCAGATCTCCATGGGGTCTATCGAGATCGGTATCGCCATGGGTGCTGAGCTCATGTCCGGCCCTGGTGACCGTCTCGACCAGCCCTTCAACGAGGAGGTCCTCCGTAACCAGGAGGCTGCCGACTGCATGCAGCCCATGGGTCAGACCTCGGAGAATGTTGGCAAGGACTTTGGTATCACCCGTGAGCAGCAGGACCGATACGCCGCGGAGTCGTTCCGCCGTGCCGAGGCTGCTCAGAAGGCCGGTTGGTTCGATGATGAGATCGCCCCTATCACCACCAAGGTCAAGGACCCCAAGACCGGTGAGGTGCACCAGGTCACTCTGACTCGGGATGACGGTATTCGTCCCGGAACCACCTTTGAGTCTCTGTCGAAGATTCGCCCTGCCTTCCCTCAATTCGGTGATCGGTCCACCGGTGGAAACTCCAGCCAGGTTACCGACGGTG CCGCTGCTGTTCTCTTGATGAAGCGCTCCAAGGCCATTGAGCTCAACCAGCCCATCCTGGCCAAGTTCTGCGGCGCCACCGTCGCCGGTGTGCCTCCCCGCGTGATGGGTATCGGCCCCACCGCTGCCATCCCCAAGTTGCTCAGCAAGTTTAACCTTGACAAGAGCGACATTGACATCTTCGAGATCAACGAGGCCTTTGCCTCGATGGCTGTCTACTGTGTCCAGAACCTGGGCCTGGACCACGCCAAGGTCAACCCGCGCGGTGGTGCCATCGCTCTGGGCCACCCGCTCGGAGCCACCGGTGCTCGTCAGATCGCCACCGTGCTGAGTGAGGCTCGccggacgaagaagaaggtttTGGTGACCAGCATGTGCATTGGTACTGGCCAGGGTATGGCTGGTTTGTTTGTCAACGAGCAGTTGTAA